One region of Brachybacterium saurashtrense genomic DNA includes:
- a CDS encoding MFS transporter: MTASPPRTPAGASPAEPRRAGARLTLTIASLAMIGPFSIDTVFPAFTRIGAEFAADEVALQQLISAYLAAFAVMSVFHGPLSDALGRKKVMIGGLVIYLIGMFGCVIAPSLGSLVLLRVLQGMSAGAATIVSRVVIRDLFDGAEAQRLMARVMMIFALAPAIAPLVGGWLLLLGDWRWVFAGVGLYGLAVLALTTALPETLPPADRTPLRLRSLLGSLVHVGRSPVMLRVAAATAFGFGSQFLFIASASIIVVRLLGLGEQDFWVLFAPLIAGLMGGSWMVGRAAERMPRSRLITFGFVGTIASTAVNLLLVSFLDGEPGELAPVLLLAVTGPALISFTVSLFFAPIQLEAMDLFPHQRGAAASLGTFFALVLNALLAGAIAPLVSDTLVTLGLTALAFALLGTAFWTWHMLTRPARLRG; this comes from the coding sequence GTGACCGCTTCCCCGCCCCGCACCCCCGCCGGGGCGTCCCCTGCCGAGCCCCGTCGTGCCGGTGCGCGCCTCACCCTGACCATCGCGTCGCTGGCGATGATCGGCCCGTTCTCCATCGACACCGTCTTCCCCGCGTTCACCCGGATCGGGGCGGAGTTCGCGGCCGACGAGGTGGCGCTGCAGCAGCTGATCTCCGCCTATCTCGCCGCCTTCGCGGTGATGTCCGTGTTCCACGGGCCGCTCTCGGACGCGCTGGGCCGCAAGAAGGTGATGATCGGCGGCCTGGTGATCTACCTGATCGGGATGTTCGGCTGCGTGATCGCGCCGAGCCTGGGATCGCTGGTGCTGCTGCGGGTGCTGCAGGGAATGAGCGCCGGGGCGGCCACGATCGTCTCCCGCGTGGTGATCCGGGACCTGTTCGACGGCGCCGAGGCGCAGCGGCTGATGGCCCGGGTGATGATGATCTTCGCCCTCGCCCCGGCGATCGCCCCGCTGGTGGGCGGCTGGCTGCTCCTGCTGGGGGACTGGCGCTGGGTGTTCGCGGGCGTGGGCCTGTACGGGCTGGCGGTGCTGGCGCTCACCACCGCGCTGCCGGAGACGCTGCCGCCCGCGGACCGCACCCCGCTGCGGCTCCGCTCCCTGCTGGGCTCCCTGGTGCACGTGGGGCGCTCGCCGGTGATGCTGCGGGTCGCGGCCGCGACGGCGTTCGGCTTCGGCTCCCAGTTCCTGTTCATCGCCTCCGCCTCGATCATCGTGGTGCGCCTGCTGGGGCTGGGCGAGCAGGACTTCTGGGTGCTGTTCGCCCCGCTGATCGCCGGTCTCATGGGCGGCTCCTGGATGGTGGGGCGCGCGGCCGAGCGGATGCCGCGCAGCCGGTTGATCACGTTCGGCTTCGTGGGCACGATCGCCTCCACCGCGGTGAACCTGCTGCTGGTCTCCTTCCTCGACGGCGAGCCCGGCGAGCTCGCCCCGGTGCTGCTGCTGGCCGTGACCGGCCCGGCGCTGATCTCCTTCACCGTCTCGCTGTTCTTCGCGCCGATCCAGCTCGAGGCGATGGACCTGTTCCCGCACCAGCGCGGGGCCGCGGCCTCGCTGGGCACCTTCTTCGCCCTGGTGCTCAACGCCCTCCTCGCCGGCGCGATCGCCCCGCTGGTGAGCGACACGCTGGTGACCCTCGGCCTCACCGCCCTCGCCTTCGCGCTGCTGGGCACCGCCTTCTGGACCTGGCACATGCTCACCCGGCCTGCCCGGCTGCGGGGCTGA
- a CDS encoding carbohydrate ABC transporter permease, translated as MSSMMRTDTRYDVPRKAADAENYNRRADGTVRPWYSTLTARIVMIALSILFLLPLYWMIASALKSDQELAEFPPTLIPRSWEFGNFVEAVTAMPFLTFFANSAIITVSVVVLSVLSNFVIAYGFACIDWPGRNTMFYVVIATLFLPFPVTLIPMFDMWARLGLVNTLFPLIIPAAFGSAFYVFLLRQFLLQIPRAMLDAARVDGASEWRILWTIAFPTSLPALTTVAIFAAVASWNDFMGPLIYLQDESVQTLSIGLQTFRSVNAQDVSFNQLMAASFLVILPLLILFFVFQRYFIRGITIGGFK; from the coding sequence ATGAGCAGCATGATGCGCACCGACACCCGCTACGACGTGCCCCGCAAGGCGGCGGACGCCGAGAACTACAACCGACGGGCCGACGGGACCGTCCGGCCCTGGTACTCCACCCTCACCGCGCGGATCGTGATGATCGCGCTGAGCATCCTGTTCCTGCTGCCGCTGTACTGGATGATCGCCTCGGCGCTGAAGAGCGACCAGGAGCTGGCGGAGTTCCCGCCCACCCTGATCCCGCGCAGCTGGGAGTTCGGGAACTTCGTCGAGGCCGTCACGGCCATGCCGTTCCTGACCTTCTTCGCGAACTCCGCGATCATCACCGTCTCCGTGGTGGTGCTCTCGGTGCTCTCGAACTTCGTCATCGCCTACGGCTTCGCCTGCATCGACTGGCCGGGCCGCAACACGATGTTCTACGTGGTGATCGCGACGCTGTTCCTCCCGTTCCCCGTCACGCTCATCCCGATGTTCGACATGTGGGCGCGGCTGGGGCTGGTCAACACCCTGTTCCCGTTGATCATCCCGGCGGCGTTCGGCTCCGCGTTCTACGTGTTCCTGCTGCGCCAGTTCCTGCTGCAGATCCCCCGCGCGATGCTCGACGCGGCCCGGGTGGACGGGGCGAGCGAATGGCGGATCCTGTGGACCATCGCATTCCCCACCTCCCTGCCGGCGCTCACCACGGTCGCGATCTTCGCCGCCGTGGCCTCGTGGAACGACTTCATGGGGCCGCTGATCTACCTGCAGGACGAGAGCGTGCAGACCCTCTCCATCGGCCTGCAGACGTTCCGCTCGGTGAACGCGCAGGACGTCTCCTTCAACCAGCTGATGGCGGCCTCGTTCCTGGTGATCCTGCCGCTGCTGATCCTGTTCTTCGTCTTCCAGCGGTACTTCATCCGCGGCATCACGATCGGAGGCTTCAAGTGA
- a CDS encoding carbohydrate ABC transporter permease, producing MSSSLAADPRTAGPGGAAGGATAAADPAGPRPGRATVRRRNLRTGLLFISPWIVGVLIFIVYPVAYSIGLSFTRYSGMEAPTWVGVQNYVTAAADPLVRTAVGNTLFYAVIAVPLGLLVALTLAIAMNQNVREVALYRTIFYAPSLIPAFAMSFIFIVFLNPQFGAFNQVINLFGGPNVNLLGDPTGVKIAIILMAQLGAGNAALIFLAGLRNIPRTIYEAARVDGAGPIRQFAAITFPLLTPVLLFNLITGVSGALQVFTEAYIVTNGTGDPDAGALFYMMYLYKNAFGFAELGYASALAVLLFLAGLALALLIYWLSRRFVNYDVEAG from the coding sequence ATGAGCTCATCGCTGGCAGCAGACCCGCGCACGGCGGGCCCCGGCGGCGCAGCCGGCGGGGCCACGGCCGCCGCGGATCCCGCAGGCCCTCGTCCGGGCAGGGCGACGGTGCGCCGCCGCAACCTGCGCACCGGACTGCTGTTCATCTCGCCCTGGATCGTGGGCGTGCTGATCTTCATCGTGTACCCGGTCGCCTACTCGATCGGCCTGAGCTTCACCCGGTACTCCGGGATGGAGGCGCCCACCTGGGTGGGGGTGCAGAACTACGTCACCGCCGCCGCGGATCCGCTGGTGCGCACCGCGGTGGGCAACACCCTCTTCTACGCCGTGATCGCGGTGCCGCTGGGCCTGCTGGTGGCGCTCACCCTCGCGATCGCGATGAACCAGAACGTGCGGGAGGTGGCGCTGTACCGCACGATCTTCTACGCCCCCTCGCTGATCCCCGCCTTCGCAATGTCGTTCATCTTCATCGTGTTCCTCAACCCCCAGTTCGGCGCGTTCAACCAGGTGATCAACCTCTTCGGGGGTCCCAACGTGAACCTGCTGGGCGATCCCACCGGGGTGAAGATCGCGATCATCCTCATGGCGCAGCTCGGCGCCGGCAACGCCGCGCTGATCTTCCTGGCCGGGCTGCGCAACATCCCCCGCACCATCTACGAGGCCGCGCGCGTGGACGGGGCCGGGCCGATCCGGCAGTTCGCCGCGATCACGTTCCCGCTGCTCACCCCGGTGCTGCTGTTCAACCTCATCACCGGCGTCTCCGGCGCGCTGCAGGTGTTCACCGAGGCGTACATCGTCACCAACGGCACCGGCGACCCCGATGCGGGCGCGCTGTTCTACATGATGTACCTCTACAAGAACGCCTTCGGCTTCGCCGAGCTGGGCTACGCCTCGGCGCTCGCGGTGCTGCTGTTCCTGGCGGGCCTCGCCCTCGCCCTTCTCATCTACTGGCTCTCGCGCCGGTTCGTGAACTACGACGTGGAGGCCGGCTGA
- a CDS encoding ROK family transcriptional regulator, with protein sequence MQGRTMLDLGRRNELTVLSAVRLSPDGTSQSEVVHRTGLSRQAVSLITRRLRERGLIETDGTLSGSRGKPRTVLRIVPTALLAAGVHLDPAGISLVIVDLLAEAVAQRSLAPPTDDPPGDIARIARELSAMQEDLQREGWRTPDGRCAAEAMLGIGVASPGGVDVAAGIVLTPPWLPGWRHVPVTALLEHETGLPVVLDKDTNAALTAETWSVAGPAEESVQYVYLGAGVGSALSIRGRPHHGAAAQAGEIGHLPTGLTGRRCGCGRDGCLSVYTDVETMLSAAEARGLPLGGAGRASSERLAHLVASATAGDPVAAELVGDYGAALGEALRTLIDLHDPHRLVIGGPSWDVLSPLVLPEVQRRAAVPAPDGTAPGLESSRLGDGVGALGAATLFLQRELSPSDS encoded by the coding sequence ATGCAGGGCAGGACGATGCTCGACCTCGGACGGCGCAACGAGCTGACGGTGCTCTCCGCCGTGCGCCTCTCCCCCGACGGCACCTCGCAGTCCGAGGTGGTCCACCGCACCGGCCTCTCCCGGCAGGCCGTCTCGCTGATCACGCGGCGGCTGCGCGAGCGGGGCCTGATCGAGACCGACGGCACCCTCTCGGGCAGTCGGGGCAAGCCCCGCACGGTGCTGCGGATCGTGCCCACCGCGCTCCTCGCCGCCGGCGTGCACCTGGACCCGGCCGGGATCTCGCTGGTGATCGTGGACCTGCTCGCAGAGGCCGTCGCCCAGCGCTCCCTCGCCCCGCCCACCGACGACCCGCCGGGAGACATCGCCCGCATCGCCCGCGAGCTGAGCGCGATGCAGGAGGACCTGCAGAGGGAGGGCTGGCGCACCCCCGACGGCCGGTGCGCCGCAGAGGCGATGCTCGGCATCGGCGTGGCCAGCCCCGGCGGCGTGGACGTCGCGGCCGGCATCGTGCTGACCCCGCCGTGGCTGCCCGGCTGGCGACACGTGCCCGTGACCGCCCTGCTGGAGCACGAGACCGGGCTGCCGGTGGTGCTCGACAAGGACACCAACGCGGCGCTGACCGCGGAGACCTGGTCGGTGGCAGGGCCGGCCGAGGAATCCGTGCAGTACGTGTACCTGGGGGCCGGCGTGGGCTCCGCGCTGAGCATCCGCGGCCGTCCCCACCACGGGGCGGCGGCGCAGGCCGGGGAGATCGGGCACCTGCCGACGGGACTCACCGGGCGGCGCTGCGGCTGCGGGCGCGACGGGTGCCTGAGCGTCTACACCGACGTGGAGACGATGCTCTCCGCCGCAGAGGCGCGCGGGCTCCCCCTCGGCGGAGCCGGGCGAGCCTCGTCGGAGCGCCTCGCCCATCTGGTCGCCTCCGCCACCGCCGGCGATCCCGTGGCGGCAGAACTGGTCGGTGACTACGGCGCCGCGCTCGGCGAGGCGCTGCGCACGCTGATCGATCTGCACGACCCGCATCGCCTGGTGATCGGCGGCCCCTCCTGGGACGTGCTCTCCCCGCTCGTGCTCCCCGAGGTGCAGCGGCGCGCGGCCGTCCCCGCCCCGGACGGGACCGCGCCGGGTCTGGAGTCCTCACGGCTCGGCGACGGCGTGGGCGCCCTCGGCGCGGCCACCCTGTTCCTGCAGCGGGAGCTCTCGCCCTCGGACAGCTGA
- a CDS encoding Gfo/Idh/MocA family protein, with product MTVRIGVIGCGDVSVVHFEAIRDIEGLELVGVADTDPQALARAVEATGVPGFASTQELIDGVGPVAVHVTTPHDAHIDPSLTALAAGVHVLQEKPLAHTLEEGRRLVDALAAAPTDGPKVGICFQNRYNLASQRLHQMLRSGELGAVRGAWASVVWTRTAEYYRAKPWRGTWAGSGGGLLINQAIHTLDLVQWLLGGVERTDGHVATRKYGDVIEVEDTAELLLHHPGGITTSFYATLTAPQHRPVEIELDCENAYVTLRGGTDGGLTIRWADGRVDTLGERSVTSGGRSYWGVSHELLIRDFHARLAEPEPFWIGPQQAMASLEILKEAYRLSGVGPRG from the coding sequence ATGACCGTGCGCATCGGCGTGATCGGATGCGGGGACGTCTCCGTGGTCCACTTCGAGGCGATCCGGGACATCGAGGGCCTGGAGCTGGTGGGCGTGGCGGACACCGACCCGCAGGCCCTGGCCCGCGCCGTCGAGGCCACCGGGGTGCCGGGCTTCGCGAGCACCCAGGAGCTGATCGACGGCGTCGGACCGGTCGCCGTGCACGTCACCACGCCGCACGATGCCCACATCGACCCCTCCCTCACCGCGCTCGCGGCGGGCGTGCACGTGCTGCAGGAGAAGCCGCTCGCCCACACCCTGGAGGAGGGCCGGCGCCTGGTGGATGCCCTCGCCGCTGCGCCGACGGACGGCCCGAAGGTGGGCATCTGCTTCCAGAACCGCTACAACCTGGCCAGCCAGCGTCTGCACCAGATGCTGCGCTCCGGGGAGCTGGGGGCGGTGCGGGGTGCCTGGGCGTCGGTGGTGTGGACCCGCACGGCGGAGTACTACCGGGCCAAGCCCTGGCGCGGCACATGGGCGGGCTCCGGCGGCGGGCTGCTCATCAACCAGGCGATCCACACCCTGGACCTGGTGCAATGGCTGCTGGGCGGGGTGGAGCGCACCGACGGCCACGTCGCGACCCGCAAGTACGGCGACGTCATCGAGGTGGAGGACACCGCCGAGCTGCTGCTCCACCATCCCGGCGGGATCACCACCTCGTTCTACGCCACGCTCACCGCTCCGCAGCACCGGCCGGTGGAGATCGAGCTGGACTGCGAGAACGCCTACGTCACGCTGCGCGGCGGCACCGACGGCGGGCTCACGATCCGCTGGGCCGACGGGCGGGTGGACACCCTGGGCGAGCGCTCGGTCACCTCCGGCGGCCGCTCCTACTGGGGCGTCTCCCACGAGCTGCTGATCCGCGACTTCCACGCCCGCCTGGCGGAGCCGGAGCCGTTCTGGATCGGGCCGCAGCAGGCGATGGCCTCGCTGGAGATCCTGAAGGAGGCGTACCGGCTGAGCGGCGTGGGCCCCCGGGGCTGA
- a CDS encoding putative transporter small subunit, whose translation MLTVYVLMWPLIVLGVLIAIAGGFAKDVKKARDEGRPVI comes from the coding sequence ATGCTCACCGTCTACGTGCTCATGTGGCCGCTGATCGTGCTCGGCGTGCTGATCGCCATCGCCGGCGGCTTCGCCAAGGACGTCAAGAAGGCCCGCGACGAGGGCCGCCCCGTCATCTGA
- a CDS encoding aldo/keto reductase, with translation MKQFTMPHTDIAAPNVVLGLMRIAEKSDEEIRTLVRTAREAGIDFLDHADIYGGQLHRCEERFAQALQLSPSERDQVTIQTKAGIVTDGPYFDYSYEHLIESVEGSLRALGTDRIDILLLHRPDALVEPEEVARAFDALHAAGKVRHFGVSNHTPRQIDLLRKHVQQPIVANQLQLSITHSTIIAQGIAANMQGTDQSLVRDGGGILDYCRLHDITVQAWSPFQAGFFDGVFLGHPEHAELNAAIDRLAAKYQVAPEAIATAWITRHPAQMQVVLGTTTPQRVADSAAGSEVPLTRAEWYELFRAAGWIVP, from the coding sequence ATGAAGCAGTTCACCATGCCGCACACCGACATCGCCGCACCGAACGTGGTGCTCGGCCTGATGCGCATCGCGGAGAAGTCCGACGAGGAGATCCGCACCTTGGTGCGCACCGCGCGCGAGGCCGGGATCGACTTCCTCGACCATGCCGACATCTACGGCGGGCAGCTGCACCGCTGCGAGGAGCGCTTCGCCCAGGCGCTGCAGCTCAGCCCCTCCGAGCGCGACCAGGTGACGATCCAGACGAAGGCCGGCATCGTCACCGACGGCCCGTACTTCGACTACTCGTACGAGCACCTGATCGAGTCCGTCGAGGGCTCGCTGCGAGCGCTGGGCACCGACCGCATCGACATCCTGCTGCTGCACCGGCCCGACGCGCTGGTGGAGCCCGAGGAGGTGGCGCGGGCCTTCGACGCGCTGCACGCCGCGGGCAAGGTGCGCCACTTCGGCGTCTCCAACCACACCCCGCGCCAGATCGACCTGCTGCGCAAGCACGTCCAGCAGCCGATCGTGGCCAACCAGCTGCAGCTGTCGATCACCCACTCCACGATCATCGCCCAGGGCATCGCCGCGAACATGCAGGGCACGGACCAGTCGCTGGTGCGCGACGGCGGCGGGATCCTCGACTACTGCCGCCTGCACGACATCACCGTGCAGGCCTGGTCCCCGTTCCAGGCCGGCTTCTTCGACGGGGTGTTCCTCGGACATCCCGAGCACGCCGAGCTCAACGCCGCGATCGACCGCCTCGCGGCGAAGTACCAGGTGGCGCCCGAGGCGATCGCGACCGCGTGGATCACCCGGCACCCGGCGCAGATGCAGGTAGTGCTCGGCACCACCACCCCGCAGCGGGTCGCGGACTCCGCCGCGGGCTCCGAGGTGCCGCTCACCCGCGCCGAGTGGTACGAGCTGTTCCGCGCCGCAGGGTGGATCGTGCCCTGA
- a CDS encoding sodium:solute symporter family protein — MHVKNGLSATKGSPVPPAGEIAQLGIIGVILLLLLFYGGTMWMSVAISRKKENADDYMTAGNSIGFGVSAASMTATWIWASSMYASVTAGYTYGVSGPIHYGLWGALMILFIYPFGKRIRSVAPRAHTLAEVMYARHGRSSQLMLAGSNVLGSVISLTSNFIAGGAIISMLSPLSFGAGILIIAGGVLMYTLWSGFRASVLTDFTQVMAMLGAAVIIIPAVFFLAGGPSMFTEGVASGNVTPQQETFFSSDAFMNQGAPYIAAVLAYAIGNQTIAQRLFAVREDLIKPTFITATIGYGATVIGVGMLGVMALYLGVQPTGGDVNNLMPQMVGTYLPVALVALAFVMIVGSLSSTADSDLAALSSIVMTDVYGQSVGRKNVNPKLMLLIGRVTMIVATGLALYFATAKFNILDLLVFVGALWGCLVFPVIASFYWKKVTNLAFSVSVVAALAIFLPVRFQWIPLTGGWALLVELLAVVGVGVVLGIMAFGFFGLRPAIIVGVVAALAALPFGLFALRDYETLSGSLVAYAVSFLVCYLMSVRSTQDFDFSVIKKVTGDFDEETPAAEPTTGDDDDRDRVVAGSDR, encoded by the coding sequence ATGCACGTGAAGAACGGTTTGTCCGCGACGAAAGGAAGTCCAGTGCCGCCCGCAGGCGAGATCGCACAGCTCGGAATCATCGGAGTGATCCTGCTTCTGCTCCTGTTCTACGGGGGCACGATGTGGATGTCGGTCGCGATCTCCCGCAAGAAGGAGAACGCCGACGACTACATGACCGCCGGCAACAGCATCGGCTTCGGCGTCTCCGCCGCCTCGATGACCGCCACCTGGATCTGGGCCTCCTCCATGTACGCCTCGGTGACCGCGGGCTACACGTACGGCGTCTCCGGCCCCATCCACTACGGCCTCTGGGGTGCGCTGATGATCCTGTTCATCTACCCCTTCGGCAAGCGGATCCGCTCCGTCGCGCCGCGCGCCCACACCCTCGCCGAGGTGATGTACGCCCGGCACGGCCGCTCCTCGCAGCTGATGCTCGCCGGCTCCAACGTGCTCGGCTCCGTCATCTCGCTCACCTCGAACTTCATCGCCGGCGGCGCGATCATCTCGATGCTCTCCCCGCTCAGCTTCGGCGCGGGCATCCTCATCATCGCCGGCGGCGTGCTGATGTACACCCTGTGGTCCGGCTTCCGCGCCTCCGTGCTCACCGACTTCACGCAGGTGATGGCGATGCTGGGCGCCGCGGTGATCATCATCCCCGCGGTGTTCTTCCTCGCCGGCGGCCCCTCGATGTTCACCGAGGGCGTGGCCAGCGGGAACGTCACCCCGCAGCAGGAGACCTTCTTCTCCTCCGACGCGTTCATGAACCAGGGCGCCCCGTACATCGCCGCCGTGCTGGCCTACGCGATCGGCAACCAGACCATCGCCCAGCGCCTGTTCGCCGTGCGCGAGGACCTCATCAAGCCCACCTTCATCACCGCCACCATCGGCTACGGCGCCACCGTGATCGGCGTGGGCATGCTGGGCGTGATGGCGCTGTACCTGGGCGTGCAGCCCACCGGCGGCGACGTCAACAACCTGATGCCGCAGATGGTGGGCACCTACCTGCCCGTGGCCCTGGTGGCGCTGGCCTTCGTGATGATCGTCGGCTCGCTCTCCTCCACCGCGGACTCCGATCTCGCGGCCCTCAGCTCGATCGTGATGACCGACGTGTACGGCCAGTCCGTGGGCCGCAAGAACGTGAACCCCAAGCTCATGCTGCTGATCGGTCGGGTCACGATGATCGTGGCCACCGGGCTCGCCCTCTACTTCGCCACCGCGAAGTTCAACATCCTGGACCTGCTGGTGTTCGTGGGCGCCCTGTGGGGCTGCCTGGTGTTCCCGGTGATCGCCTCCTTCTACTGGAAGAAGGTCACCAACCTCGCCTTCAGCGTCTCCGTGGTCGCGGCGCTGGCGATCTTCCTGCCGGTGCGGTTCCAGTGGATCCCGCTCACCGGCGGCTGGGCGCTCCTGGTGGAGCTGCTCGCCGTGGTCGGCGTGGGCGTGGTGCTCGGGATCATGGCCTTCGGCTTCTTCGGCCTGCGCCCGGCGATCATCGTCGGCGTGGTCGCGGCGCTGGCGGCCCTGCCCTTCGGCCTCTTCGCGCTGCGCGACTACGAGACCCTCTCCGGCTCCCTCGTCGCCTACGCCGTCTCCTTCCTGGTCTGCTACCTGATGAGCGTCCGCTCGACCCAGGACTTCGACTTCTCCGTGATCAAGAAGGTCACCGGCGACTTCGACGAGGAGACCCCCGCCGCCGAACCCACCACCGGGGATGACGACGACCGTGATCGCGTCGTCGCCGGCTCCGACCGCTGA
- a CDS encoding ATP-grasp domain-containing protein, with protein MTRIGILTTRPDFFTAADPERDSRPLVAALRARSVDAEALVWRDASVDWAGYDLVVIRSPWDYSERPAEFDAWLTRASALTRVLNEPELVRWNMDKRYLSALEAAGIAVVPTSYHHEEGTFTAALEEFPADAHVVVKPSVGAGSRLTGLFGRDDPAAADQARTILAERGTLMLQPEIEELSSGREKALYTLDGAVTHAVAKGALLARGGGLRGGVYQENPQLVEAGEAERAFARRVLDAVADATGLPAPLYARIDMVDSAAHGLVLLEAELFEPTFNLHLVPEVVETFAEAILRRV; from the coding sequence ATGACCCGGATCGGCATCCTCACCACGCGCCCCGACTTCTTCACCGCCGCGGATCCGGAACGGGACAGCCGCCCCCTCGTGGCGGCGCTGCGGGCACGGAGCGTCGACGCCGAGGCGCTGGTGTGGCGGGACGCCTCGGTGGACTGGGCCGGGTACGACCTGGTGGTGATCCGCAGTCCCTGGGACTACTCCGAGCGGCCCGCCGAGTTCGACGCCTGGCTCACCCGCGCGAGCGCCCTCACCCGGGTGCTCAACGAGCCCGAGCTGGTGCGCTGGAACATGGACAAGCGCTACCTCTCCGCACTCGAGGCCGCAGGCATCGCGGTGGTGCCCACCAGCTACCACCACGAGGAGGGGACGTTCACCGCGGCCCTCGAGGAGTTCCCGGCCGACGCGCACGTGGTGGTCAAACCGTCCGTCGGCGCCGGATCGCGCCTCACCGGGCTCTTCGGTCGCGACGACCCCGCCGCCGCGGACCAGGCCCGCACGATCCTCGCCGAGCGGGGCACCCTGATGCTGCAGCCAGAGATCGAGGAGCTCTCCTCCGGGCGGGAGAAGGCGCTGTACACGCTCGACGGAGCGGTCACCCACGCCGTCGCCAAGGGCGCGCTGCTGGCCCGCGGCGGCGGCCTGCGCGGCGGCGTGTACCAGGAGAACCCGCAGCTGGTGGAGGCGGGCGAGGCGGAGCGCGCGTTCGCCCGACGGGTGCTCGACGCGGTCGCCGACGCCACCGGACTGCCCGCCCCGCTCTACGCCCGCATCGACATGGTCGACTCCGCCGCCCACGGCCTGGTGCTGCTCGAGGCGGAGCTGTTCGAACCCACCTTCAACCTGCACCTCGTGCCCGAGGTAGTGGAGACCTTCGCGGAGGCGATCCTGCGGCGGGTGTGA
- a CDS encoding ABC transporter substrate-binding protein: MPALNRRTLLAAGLATAAVPTVAACGGNSSGSTDAPLQFILSGDANQGGGYATMAEKYQEETGVVVEIVDVPYDDLQTKVRNAAQANDLPAIGRMPSVDPVWLDRTVDLADIAAEVKPIEGMYAADEDGKIPALPSDLTAVGMFLNKDLWDEAGVEYPTSFDDNVWTWDEFLESARTVREATGIRFSLTMDRSSHRLSSFLYQNGSEGLALTDDLSEYVANDGTAGALERFIAMNDDEVMPRSVWLTEEDPNAMFKTGQIAAYYSGSWQIADFVENIADFEWISVPMPAQPDQATNFGAAAQIVVFEGTGQEEQALDFVRWLYSPENYAEISRIAGFLPATEGVEVSYDARQEDFDLYNAAIAGSPAFVGQIKERDLALQVSGTAAPLSGDPLRDETVKAISGDISAEEVVENALAQLNESLA, encoded by the coding sequence ATGCCCGCATTGAATCGTCGCACCCTGCTTGCCGCCGGCCTCGCCACCGCGGCCGTCCCGACAGTCGCCGCCTGCGGAGGGAATTCCTCCGGCTCGACGGACGCCCCGCTCCAGTTCATCCTCTCCGGCGATGCGAACCAGGGCGGCGGATACGCCACCATGGCAGAGAAGTACCAGGAGGAGACAGGGGTCGTGGTCGAGATCGTCGACGTTCCCTACGACGACCTGCAGACCAAGGTGCGCAATGCCGCGCAGGCGAACGACCTTCCCGCCATCGGCCGCATGCCCTCGGTGGACCCTGTCTGGCTGGATCGCACCGTGGATCTCGCCGACATCGCGGCCGAGGTGAAGCCTATCGAGGGAATGTACGCAGCGGACGAGGACGGAAAGATCCCCGCGCTTCCGAGCGACCTCACCGCCGTGGGCATGTTCCTCAACAAGGACCTGTGGGACGAAGCCGGCGTCGAGTACCCCACGTCGTTCGACGACAATGTGTGGACATGGGATGAGTTCCTCGAGTCCGCACGCACCGTTCGTGAGGCGACCGGCATCCGGTTCTCCCTCACGATGGATCGCAGTTCGCACCGCCTGAGCAGTTTCCTCTACCAGAACGGCTCCGAGGGCCTGGCGCTCACGGATGACCTCTCCGAGTACGTTGCGAACGACGGCACCGCCGGCGCCCTCGAACGCTTCATCGCGATGAACGACGACGAGGTCATGCCTCGCTCCGTCTGGCTCACGGAGGAGGATCCCAACGCGATGTTCAAGACGGGACAGATCGCCGCCTACTACTCGGGCTCGTGGCAGATCGCGGACTTCGTCGAGAACATCGCCGACTTCGAATGGATCAGCGTGCCCATGCCCGCTCAGCCCGATCAGGCCACGAACTTCGGCGCCGCTGCCCAGATCGTCGTCTTCGAGGGCACGGGCCAGGAGGAGCAGGCGCTGGACTTCGTGAGGTGGCTCTACTCCCCGGAGAACTACGCGGAGATCTCCCGCATCGCGGGCTTCCTGCCGGCCACCGAAGGCGTCGAGGTCTCCTACGACGCACGCCAGGAGGACTTCGACCTCTACAACGCGGCGATCGCCGGGTCGCCGGCGTTCGTCGGGCAGATCAAGGAGCGCGACCTCGCCCTCCAGGTCTCGGGCACCGCGGCGCCGCTCAGCGGAGACCCGCTGCGGGACGAGACGGTCAAGGCGATCTCGGGTGACATCTCTGCCGAGGAGGTCGTCGAGAACGCCCTCGCACAGCTCAACGAGAGCCTTGCCTGA